In Bradyrhizobium sp. 200, the sequence TGCCGCCGCGGATGCTCTTTTGGTGTCACTGAAGGCCGGTTCGATTTTTGACCTAACTATCCCCGGAAAGGTGCAGAGCTATCTTGCTGCCGGCGTTCCGATTCTTGGCATGCTGGATGGCGAGGGAGCCCGGGTGATTGAAGAGTCGGGTGCCGGACTTGTGTGCCCGGCGGGTAAGGGAACAGAACTCGCGCGTCAGGTACTGCGGCTGATTGAAGCGCCCGCCGGCACGCTGGCTGAAATGGGGGGCCGCGGACGGGCCTACGCCGCGCGAGAGTTCAACCGCGAACGCCTCATTGACAGGTTGGAACAAGCTCTGCTTGAGGTAGTTGGGCGCGAGAGCGTTGATCGGTGATTCAGCGGGACCGGCAGCGCGCTTGGATCGACGTGTGATGTCCGGCGATCCGGCACCGCAGGAACTCTGTCATCGGCTGACTTGCGTGCCAATTCATGATAGCGCAATCTAAAGTAGGATCGCAGAGAACCGCGAACCGCAAAAATAATCCGACCGGAAAGTCATGAACCAACAGCCTCCAGTAAAACAGCATTCGTCAGCGCAGCCCTTGCCCGGCGGCAAGGTCGACCCTTGGGACGTGTTGTTTGAGGCTTTTCTTGTTCTTCTGAAACACTGGAAGCTGCTGATCATTGGACCGTTGATCGCGGGAGTTGTCGCCTATTCCGGCAGTTTCCTGTTGGCGAAGTCCTATCGCAGCTACGCATATGTTGGTCCGCTCGACGAAACGCTCGGCAAAAGGAGCGCGGCCCTGATTCAGTCGCCGGTGGTCCTGGATGCAGCGGTGCGCGGACTTCCTGAGAAGCTGTTTTCCCCGATCCCGGCAAACCAGAGCCGTGCCTACGTGACGCAAAGAATTCGGTTCAGACCGATCGATGCCGCTGATCCGAAGCTTCAGCAGCTTTACATTTTTGAAGCCGTCGATTCCCAGCCGGCTCGTGCGCAGGCTATTTTGACTGCTGTAATCGGGGCCTGGATGACGGCGATGAAGCCGCCCCCAGGCAAGCTCGCTTCTCTCGACCGGATGAAAGAGGCATTCGAGCTACAGTCGGCGAATCTGTCGACAGCAATCGCGACGCTGATGCAGCATCCCGAATTGTTGAGGGCGGACGTCAAAACTGGATATGCGCCGGTGAATGTCGGTGATCTGATAAAACTTCGCACGGATGGCATCATCAAGATCGAGGAGCTAAAGGCGGCTATGGCCGGTCTGGGGGATGACATTGTCGTGTTGCCGCCTACGATGCCCGAAGCCTCTGTTGGTGCTTCGAGGCGTTTGATCGTCATGCTGACGGTCGGGATCACGTTTGTCGTCCTCAGCGGATTCTTGCTCGTACGCGGCCTTTTCCTGCCCTGGCTCGTCAATTCGGCGTATGGCCCGAAAGTACGGCAGCTCGGCGACGTAATTTGGCGGCGGTCGCCGGCCGCGTGAAGCCAATGATGAGCTTATCGTCCGCCTGCCAACGCAAGGCCGGCGTCGTGGCAGCTTGAGTTCGCTCAAACAAGAAAAGTGCGTGGCGCATATGCTCAATCCCGCTGGCGGGCCGTTGACCGCGCTTGAATTGAAAGGTTTGGTTTAAAGGTGACTGACAAGCATTCCGAACTGCTCACGAGGTTGAAGCAAAAGTCCGCGAAGATCGGTGTTATTGGTCTCGGATATGTCGGCCTTCCACTTATGCTTCGCTATTGCGAAGTGGGCTACAACGTCATCGGCTTCGACGTCGACCAGTCGAAGGTGGAGTCCCTCCGCAATAGCCGATCCTACATCGAACATATCCGTTCCGAAAATCTTGCACGTTTTGTCGGTCGCAATCTCGAAGCGACGACGGATCTTTCGCGTGTGGCCGAGGTCGACGCGCTCATTCTTTGTGTGCCGACGCCGCTGAGCAAGCACCGTGAGCCGGATCTGAGCTTCGTTCTGCGCACCATGGATTCGGTTTTGCCGTACTTGCATCCCGGCATGGTGCTCTCGCTGGAAAGCACGACTTATCCCGGAACAACGGATGAGGAATTGAAGCCGCGGATCGAGACGCGAGGCTTCAGGGTTGGCGAGGACATCTTTCTTGTTTTCTCGCCCGAACGGGAAGATCCTGGAAATCCGAATTTTTCGACGCAAACCATTCCGAAAGTGTGTGGCGGCTGCACTGGCAAGTGTTTGGAGGCCGGAATTGCTCTTTACAGCGAGGTTGTCGATCGCGTTGTCCCCGTCAGTTCGACGCGCGCAGCCGAATTGACGAAGCTTCTGGAAAATATTCACCGCTCGGTCAACATCGGTCTCGTCAATGAAATGAAAATCGTGGCGGACAAGATGGGTATTGACCTTCACGAGGTCATACGCGCTGCCGCAACCAAGCCGTTCGGCTTCGTTCCGTACTATCCCGGCCCAGGGATCGGCGGCCACTGCATCCCGATCGATCCGTTCTATCTGACCTGGAAGGCGCGCGAGTACGGCGTTCACACCCGCTTTATCGAGCTTGCCGGCGAAATCAACTCTTCGATGCCGGACTATGTCGTATCGAAGGTGGTGGATGGGCTTAACGAACGAAGGAAGTCCGTCAATGGCAGCAATATCCTGGTGCTTGGGATTGCCTACAAGAAGAACGTGGATGATTCGCGAGAGTCGCCTTCAGTTATTATGATGGAGCGCTTGCGGGATCTCGGCGCCAACGTTTCCTACAGTGATCCCCATATTCCTTCTTTTCCGGCGATGCGAGCGCATCATTTCGCCCTTTCGAGCGTGGCGCTTTCGCCTGAAGCCATTGCTGGCTTCGATTGCGTGCTGCTTGCGACCGATCATGACAAATTTGACTATGAGCTTATCAGGTCTCACGCCCAACTGCTCGTTGATTGCCGGGGAAGATTTCTTGAAGCTGCGTCCAACATAATTCGAGCGTGAAGGGTTCGTTGTGCTGATGAAACGGAGTACCGTTAAAATATCAGCCTAGCCGCGCTCATCCGCGATTACCTTGCCATCGTTCGGCAACGCGCCTTCCGCAACCAGTTCCACATTGCCGCCGAGCTTCGTCACTGCGCGAAGCGTCGCGGTGAGTTCGTCCTGAAGATTTCCGCCAGCCGAGGCCGTCTCCGCCTTCAGCGTCATTAGATCGCTCTCGCCGGATCGGGTGACCACGAGGCGCAAGCGTCCGAGTTCGGGATGGCGCTTGCCGATCTCGGCGATCTGTTCGGGGCGCACGAACATGCCCTTGACCTTGGTGGTCTGGTCGGCGCGGCCCATCCAGCCCTTGATGCGCATGTTGGTGCGTCCGCACGGGCTTGTCCCCGGCAGCGCCGCCGTGAGGTCGCCGAGCGCGAGCCGGATCCAGGGATGTTGCGGGTCGAGCGAGGTGACGACGATCTCGCCGACGTCGCCTTGTGCCACGGGGTCGCCGGTGCCAGGGCGCACAATCTCCATGATCAGATCCTCGTTGACGACCATGCCGTCGCGTGCCGGCGTCTCGAAGGCGACCATGCCGAGGTCGGCGGTGCCGAATGCCTGATAGGCATCAATGCCGTGCGACTTCACTTCCTCCTGCAGCGATTTCGGAAACGCCGCGCCTGATACCAGCGCGCGCTTGATCGAGGAGACGTCACGGCCTGCGCTTGCCGCGGCGTCGAGCAGGATCTTGAGGAAATCAGGCGTGCCGCTATAGCCGACCGGGCGGTACGCTTCGATCAGCTCGAACTGCTGCTCGGTATTGCCGGGGCCGGCCGGGATCACCGCGCAGCCCAGCGCCCGCGCCGAGGCGTCGAAGATGAAGCCACCGGGCGTCAGATGGTAGCTGAAAGTATTGAGCACGACGTCGCCGGGCCGAAAGCCCGCCGCAAACAGTGCCCGCGCGCCGCGCCAGGGGTCTGTGTGAACGGGTTCGGGCTCGAAGATCGGCCCCGGCGAAGTGAACAGCCGCCCGAACGACCCCAGTGGCCCGGCC encodes:
- a CDS encoding nucleotide sugar dehydrogenase; the protein is MTDKHSELLTRLKQKSAKIGVIGLGYVGLPLMLRYCEVGYNVIGFDVDQSKVESLRNSRSYIEHIRSENLARFVGRNLEATTDLSRVAEVDALILCVPTPLSKHREPDLSFVLRTMDSVLPYLHPGMVLSLESTTYPGTTDEELKPRIETRGFRVGEDIFLVFSPEREDPGNPNFSTQTIPKVCGGCTGKCLEAGIALYSEVVDRVVPVSSTRAAELTKLLENIHRSVNIGLVNEMKIVADKMGIDLHEVIRAAATKPFGFVPYYPGPGIGGHCIPIDPFYLTWKAREYGVHTRFIELAGEINSSMPDYVVSKVVDGLNERRKSVNGSNILVLGIAYKKNVDDSRESPSVIMMERLRDLGANVSYSDPHIPSFPAMRAHHFALSSVALSPEAIAGFDCVLLATDHDKFDYELIRSHAQLLVDCRGRFLEAASNIIRA
- a CDS encoding AMP-binding protein produces the protein MTDHYDALETREPAKREAELFSRLPDILRKALAAPAYAERLKGIDPASVTSRTALAHLPVLRKSELPALHKAAPPFGGFVAGPLGSFGRLFTSPGPIFEPEPVHTDPWRGARALFAAGFRPGDVVLNTFSYHLTPGGFIFDASARALGCAVIPAGPGNTEQQFELIEAYRPVGYSGTPDFLKILLDAAASAGRDVSSIKRALVSGAAFPKSLQEEVKSHGIDAYQAFGTADLGMVAFETPARDGMVVNEDLIMEIVRPGTGDPVAQGDVGEIVVTSLDPQHPWIRLALGDLTAALPGTSPCGRTNMRIKGWMGRADQTTKVKGMFVRPEQIAEIGKRHPELGRLRLVVTRSGESDLMTLKAETASAGGNLQDELTATLRAVTKLGGNVELVAEGALPNDGKVIADERG